Proteins encoded in a region of the Chryseobacterium piperi genome:
- a CDS encoding DUF5977 domain-containing protein, with amino-acid sequence MPFIFLLGFLNIYAQSNNDSFYFFKNLPTSPSTARFLRYGDIQNSEFTGTNAPKIPLYTVEEGDIKLPLTLDYISGNGIKVADEASSVGLGWNIGFPAIVQSVIGEDDFDYNIEHLKIDLHYQKAPWPALGYNSKYLESKGGKQQPSDYIEQPEIGKYTYYYSIHHTLPVNGFFKTFANDRPYDASPDIFSVNIFGEKLEFFISNHKDLNTANAVPQFTSLKKGYRISFNKATSTFNITNPKGLTFTFGRVEEVKFINVSNRNYVLTGIRDKNNKALTIEYNQYNNVRNFIPNSKNLNYNQEVTANYTYCEGIPLYYLNDNYVASTKLNGVDSVPWAFQTAGVGNYLISISPDFLTVQNYLQISKISGEFGSLNFLYTNREDFPTAKLSKITLKNNINVDIKNIDFEYDYVVAENSPLKSARADLFDDNRMRKRLFLRSLSINQNENYTFAYKNENMLPRKDSYAVDYWGYANGGINNKTYFLNPTDFTGSSLPITDLNNNKKQADSYYTTAGILDRINYPTRGFSEFNYELNSSSNLFSTYNPSAIKNGKGIRLESQTNYDFDANVVDKTKFVYDEGYSTNPLHLITEYTTKYIQSNANQIFATRLVSINSTNNYSVSPLSSGDFVAYKKVTKVEVENSGNNKGKIISNYSINPDAFYQFFTYQLQISIPRTKAAGVENGMLLSQEFINANNQTVRKIINNYNTVYSDIFYGTMFTPVNESLFLCTNMTGGPTAGFGIRTLSIVSHFPIFSKESLLSDTTVTEFFGNQQVTNKTNYLYNSDNFLEQKSVLTSGQDQITENYLYTSQIPRLQQANILSENIGKNISKNGKQIFGQVSRYQNNSHYNPTSILQYDLLANSFFIEGTYDLYDKNNLLQYTAKDGTPTTVLWGYRNTLPIAKVEGASYSQIMQAFGLNGNSSNSYLQLDIVKKSNLDINDTTEENMISALDNFRNKSELKDFQITTYTYDPLVGVKTIIQPSGIREYYKYDSSNRLKQILNDENKIIKEFSYNYSPLRYYNSERSKTFVKNCGNNATGTSFTYVVHANKYVSMISQQDADSQAINDINVNGQNAANSDPNGTCTYISCDIKFNVSGGGGISLANHTNYKVALSFSSGFDLPWKTTGVLVGTINGNCRPSVERTSGAYNQGVWTIIIKTNGDIIAKKVEGTAPNNTTYNLEFTYPTN; translated from the coding sequence ATGCCTTTTATTTTTTTATTAGGCTTTTTAAATATTTATGCACAAAGTAATAACGATTCTTTTTATTTTTTTAAAAATCTACCGACCTCTCCTTCTACAGCTAGATTCTTAAGATATGGAGATATACAAAACTCAGAATTTACTGGAACCAATGCTCCTAAAATCCCACTTTATACTGTTGAAGAAGGAGATATCAAGCTCCCACTAACATTAGATTACATTTCTGGAAATGGAATCAAAGTAGCAGATGAAGCTTCCAGTGTAGGATTAGGCTGGAATATAGGTTTCCCAGCTATTGTACAGTCTGTAATAGGTGAAGATGATTTTGATTATAATATCGAACATTTAAAAATTGATTTACATTATCAAAAAGCACCGTGGCCAGCATTAGGGTATAATAGTAAGTATTTAGAATCTAAAGGAGGAAAACAACAACCATCGGACTACATTGAACAACCAGAAATAGGCAAGTATACTTATTATTATTCTATTCATCATACTTTACCAGTTAATGGATTCTTTAAAACGTTCGCCAATGATAGACCTTATGATGCTTCACCGGACATATTTTCAGTCAATATATTTGGAGAAAAACTGGAATTTTTTATTTCAAATCATAAAGACCTGAATACTGCTAATGCGGTACCGCAATTTACGTCTTTAAAAAAAGGATATAGAATTTCATTTAATAAAGCAACTTCAACATTTAATATTACCAATCCAAAAGGGCTTACTTTTACATTTGGTAGAGTTGAAGAAGTTAAATTCATTAATGTTAGCAATAGAAATTATGTGCTTACAGGAATTAGAGATAAAAATAATAAGGCTCTAACCATAGAATACAACCAATATAACAATGTAAGAAACTTTATTCCCAATTCAAAAAACTTGAATTACAATCAAGAAGTTACAGCCAATTATACATATTGTGAAGGTATTCCACTATACTACCTCAATGATAATTATGTAGCATCCACAAAACTCAATGGAGTTGACTCTGTACCATGGGCATTCCAGACAGCAGGAGTTGGTAATTACCTAATATCTATTTCACCAGACTTTCTTACTGTTCAAAACTATTTACAAATTTCAAAAATATCGGGGGAGTTTGGAAGCTTAAATTTTCTTTATACAAACAGAGAAGATTTTCCCACTGCTAAACTTTCGAAAATCACTTTAAAAAATAATATTAATGTTGATATTAAAAATATTGATTTTGAATATGATTATGTGGTAGCAGAAAATAGTCCCCTTAAAAGTGCTCGTGCAGATCTTTTTGATGACAATAGAATGAGAAAAAGACTTTTCTTAAGAAGCTTAAGCATCAATCAAAATGAAAATTATACGTTTGCTTATAAAAATGAAAACATGCTGCCTAGAAAAGATTCTTATGCAGTGGATTACTGGGGGTATGCAAATGGAGGGATCAATAACAAAACTTATTTTTTAAATCCTACTGATTTTACAGGTTCTAGCCTTCCAATTACTGATCTTAATAACAATAAGAAGCAAGCAGATAGTTATTATACAACAGCAGGAATTTTGGATCGAATTAATTATCCCACACGAGGATTTTCAGAATTTAATTATGAACTGAATTCCTCTAGTAATTTATTTTCTACTTATAACCCCTCTGCAATAAAGAATGGAAAGGGTATTCGTCTTGAAAGCCAAACCAATTATGACTTTGATGCCAATGTTGTTGATAAAACAAAATTTGTTTATGATGAAGGGTACTCAACTAATCCTTTACATCTAATAACAGAATATACTACAAAATATATCCAATCAAATGCCAATCAAATTTTTGCAACAAGATTAGTCTCAATCAATTCCACCAATAATTATAGTGTTTCACCACTCTCTTCAGGAGATTTTGTAGCATATAAAAAAGTTACCAAAGTAGAAGTGGAGAACTCAGGAAATAATAAAGGTAAAATCATTTCTAATTATAGCATTAATCCCGATGCCTTTTATCAATTCTTTACTTATCAATTGCAAATTTCAATACCACGGACAAAAGCAGCAGGAGTAGAAAATGGAATGTTATTATCACAAGAATTTATCAATGCAAATAATCAGACTGTTCGAAAAATAATTAATAATTATAATACCGTATATTCCGATATCTTTTATGGTACTATGTTTACTCCAGTAAATGAATCCCTATTTCTTTGTACCAATATGACAGGGGGACCAACTGCAGGTTTCGGAATTAGAACTTTATCAATTGTTTCTCATTTTCCCATATTTTCAAAAGAAAGTCTATTATCTGACACCACAGTAACCGAATTTTTTGGAAATCAACAAGTGACTAATAAAACAAATTATTTATATAATTCTGATAACTTTCTAGAACAAAAATCAGTTTTAACAAGCGGCCAAGATCAGATTACTGAAAACTATTTGTATACGTCTCAAATACCAAGACTTCAACAAGCCAATATTTTATCCGAAAATATAGGTAAAAACATTTCTAAAAATGGGAAACAGATATTTGGTCAGGTTTCCAGGTATCAAAATAATTCACATTATAATCCCACTTCAATTTTACAATATGATCTTTTAGCCAATTCTTTTTTTATTGAAGGGACCTATGATTTATATGATAAAAATAATTTATTACAGTATACCGCTAAGGATGGAACTCCTACAACAGTTTTATGGGGATATAGAAATACTTTACCTATTGCCAAAGTTGAGGGGGCAAGCTACAGCCAAATAATGCAAGCTTTTGGATTGAATGGAAATAGCTCTAATTCATATTTACAACTGGATATTGTTAAAAAATCAAATTTAGATATTAATGATACTACCGAAGAAAATATGATTTCAGCTCTAGATAATTTTAGAAATAAATCAGAACTTAAAGACTTTCAAATAACCACTTATACCTACGATCCGTTGGTTGGTGTTAAAACAATCATTCAACCTTCAGGGATTAGAGAATATTACAAATATGATTCATCCAATAGACTTAAGCAAATACTAAATGATGAGAATAAAATTATAAAAGAATTTTCTTATAACTACTCTCCATTAAGATATTATAACTCTGAACGAAGTAAAACTTTTGTGAAAAATTGCGGCAATAATGCCACTGGTACTTCATTTACATATGTGGTACATGCCAACAAATATGTATCGATGATCAGTCAACAAGACGCGGATTCACAAGCGATTAATGACATTAATGTAAATGGGCAAAATGCTGCTAATAGCGACCCTAATGGAACATGTACATATATTAGCTGTGATATTAAATTTAATGTTTCAGGAGGAGGGGGAATCTCACTTGCTAACCATACAAATTATAAAGTAGCGTTAAGTTTTTCATCAGGGTTCGATTTACCTTGGAAAACTACAGGAGTTTTAGTAGGTACAATTAATGGAAATTGCAGACCGTCAGTCGAGAGAACATCTGGTGCATATAATCAAGGAGTTTGGACCATCATCATTAAAACTAATGGGGATATAATTGCAAAGAAAGTAGAAGGAACAGCTCCAAACAACACTACTTATAATCTAGAATTTACATATCCAACCAATTAA
- a CDS encoding DUF6443 domain-containing protein — MKKIIIPIGALLIAGLAHAQLSPTENYVYSKTYLDYNASNQPTKTAETVEYFDGLGRPKQIINIKASPLRRDVVTHIEYDGFGRQTKDFLPVPQAQSSNGAIVSNPLANATQASIYGQEKIFAEKTLENSPLDRILEQKQVGNAWNTKPVKFDYGTNTATEVRKYVTTTTFMEGRTNSVLKVAANDANSASGFYKANQLYKNSVKDEDGNETIEFKNGQGQTLLVRKVLGAGQNADTYYIYNEYNQLAFVLPPEASNAARSLGVGVQFLDGFLVNHCYQYHYDGKNRLVQKKLPGKEWEHMVYDKADRLIMTQDAEMRKTNKWLITKYDQLGRVAYTGILTGNNRMDRQTQAGNLAIIESRESGGFIRNGMRIYYSNSHFSNIETVLSVNYYDTYPPGSPTVTNVFNHQLLTDNPSQDRSTKGLPLASYIKNIEDDAWTRNFTWYNSKGQVMGSRSINHLGGYTILNHQLDFSGTPLRTSTYHKRIAADTEKQIHEYFTYDHQNRLLMHRHKVGPNPLEILAQNKYNELSQLENKKVGGVSAAAPLQQVDYQYNIRGWMTHINDPANLGTDLFGYKIKYNQVEGLQTPNVSFSNLKVLPKFNGNIAEVDWKTASSPNDNLRRYGYVYDGLNRLLAGFYQRDANPSAREYFEKMDYDLNGNIINLKRSAQVQSGSTAALIDDLTYSYNGNRLNKVTDATQSISGYPTGGATIAYDLNGNMTSHPDKKINEITYNYLNLPNSFKILGEGRFRPSYNYTYRSDGVKVKKNSIPGLTIDIQTDYLDGFQYEDNVLQFVPTSEGYYDFVKNKYIYHYTDHLGNVRLSYTRNNTSLEIIEENNYYPFGLKHEGYNPLNGNPAYQYKYNGKELQTETGMYDYGARMYMPDIGRWGVVDPLAEKGVNLTPYRYGFNSPIMYTDPLGLFESRKEAREYRREHNITGSIKKNDNGSFSINDRTNSVSYSKGTEGSGETFKNDGVQESALITVSKKTDNQQQNIYSPLGQGNTLLSLNGTYMSAFSDKMYIGTARRNAPFNYLGTNYYGNGRTFLKQGNLIKAGKVIGKGTVVIGIGLDIYGVSQYYDNPNSPNAVHPVKAGTNTAMSLYGLTGVGTIPSLLYFGVDNFYPGGWEGASETAGKTEANERAMTGHSFLSNSALKQ, encoded by the coding sequence ATGAAAAAAATAATTATCCCTATAGGAGCCTTGCTGATCGCAGGATTAGCCCATGCCCAGTTAAGCCCGACTGAAAATTACGTTTATTCCAAAACATATCTTGATTATAATGCCAGTAATCAGCCTACCAAAACTGCAGAAACCGTAGAGTATTTTGATGGCTTGGGAAGACCTAAACAAATTATTAATATCAAAGCCTCACCTTTAAGAAGAGATGTGGTTACCCATATTGAATATGATGGTTTTGGAAGACAGACTAAAGACTTTCTTCCTGTACCTCAAGCTCAAAGCTCTAATGGAGCCATTGTTTCCAATCCTTTAGCCAATGCTACTCAGGCCAGCATCTATGGGCAGGAAAAGATCTTTGCAGAAAAGACGCTGGAAAATTCTCCTCTGGATAGAATACTGGAACAGAAACAGGTGGGTAATGCCTGGAACACAAAACCGGTAAAGTTTGACTATGGAACCAATACGGCTACAGAGGTCAGAAAATATGTGACCACAACCACTTTCATGGAAGGAAGAACGAATTCTGTCTTAAAAGTGGCTGCCAATGATGCGAACTCTGCAAGTGGGTTTTATAAAGCCAATCAACTCTATAAAAACTCGGTAAAGGATGAAGATGGCAATGAAACCATAGAGTTTAAAAATGGCCAGGGTCAGACTCTTTTAGTCAGAAAAGTATTAGGAGCCGGTCAGAATGCAGATACCTATTATATCTATAATGAATATAATCAATTGGCTTTTGTCCTTCCCCCTGAAGCTTCCAACGCAGCCAGGAGCTTAGGAGTAGGTGTCCAGTTTCTAGATGGCTTTTTGGTTAATCATTGTTATCAGTATCATTATGATGGGAAAAACAGGTTAGTACAAAAGAAACTTCCGGGTAAAGAATGGGAACATATGGTGTATGATAAAGCTGACCGTCTTATTATGACTCAAGATGCAGAAATGCGTAAGACCAATAAATGGCTGATCACTAAATATGATCAGTTGGGAAGAGTTGCCTATACTGGAATTTTAACGGGGAACAATAGAATGGATAGGCAGACCCAGGCAGGAAATTTAGCTATTATTGAATCAAGGGAATCTGGTGGATTTATTCGTAATGGAATGCGTATTTATTATAGTAACAGTCACTTCTCTAATATAGAGACGGTTTTGAGTGTGAATTATTACGATACCTATCCTCCGGGATCTCCTACGGTTACCAATGTTTTTAATCATCAGCTTCTGACCGATAATCCTTCACAAGATCGTTCTACTAAAGGACTTCCTTTAGCCTCGTATATTAAAAATATAGAAGATGATGCCTGGACTAGAAATTTCACCTGGTATAATTCCAAAGGTCAGGTAATGGGAAGCCGAAGTATTAATCATTTAGGAGGCTATACCATTCTTAACCATCAGCTTGATTTTTCAGGAACACCTCTGCGTACAAGTACTTACCATAAAAGAATTGCAGCTGATACTGAAAAACAGATACACGAATACTTCACGTATGACCATCAGAACAGACTTCTGATGCATCGACATAAGGTAGGACCTAATCCTCTTGAGATCTTAGCTCAGAATAAATACAATGAGCTATCCCAGTTGGAAAATAAGAAAGTAGGTGGAGTAAGTGCTGCTGCACCACTTCAGCAAGTGGATTATCAATACAATATCCGAGGCTGGATGACTCATATTAATGATCCTGCTAATTTAGGAACTGATTTGTTTGGGTATAAAATAAAGTACAACCAGGTAGAAGGATTACAAACCCCAAATGTTAGCTTTTCCAATTTGAAAGTACTTCCTAAATTTAATGGGAATATTGCTGAAGTCGACTGGAAAACTGCATCTTCTCCTAATGATAATTTAAGAAGATATGGGTATGTATATGATGGTTTAAATAGATTACTGGCAGGATTTTACCAAAGAGATGCCAATCCATCGGCAAGAGAATATTTTGAAAAGATGGATTATGATTTGAATGGAAATATTATCAATCTCAAAAGATCAGCTCAGGTACAGTCCGGAAGTACGGCAGCATTAATTGATGATTTAACGTATTCTTACAATGGAAACAGGCTTAATAAAGTGACCGATGCCACCCAAAGTATTTCAGGATATCCTACAGGAGGAGCAACCATAGCTTATGATCTCAATGGGAATATGACGAGTCATCCTGATAAAAAAATTAATGAAATCACTTATAATTATTTAAACTTACCGAATAGCTTTAAGATATTGGGTGAAGGGAGATTCAGACCTAGTTATAATTATACTTACAGATCAGATGGGGTGAAAGTAAAAAAGAATTCTATCCCGGGACTTACAATCGATATTCAAACCGATTATCTGGATGGGTTTCAATATGAAGATAATGTTTTACAATTTGTTCCAACCTCAGAGGGCTATTATGATTTTGTAAAAAATAAGTATATTTACCACTATACGGATCATTTAGGAAATGTGAGATTAAGTTATACCAGAAACAATACAAGCTTAGAAATTATTGAAGAGAATAATTACTACCCATTTGGATTAAAGCATGAGGGATATAATCCCTTGAATGGAAATCCTGCTTATCAATACAAATACAACGGTAAAGAATTACAAACTGAAACCGGGATGTATGATTATGGTGCTAGGATGTATATGCCGGATATTGGTAGATGGGGAGTTGTTGATCCACTAGCGGAAAAAGGTGTTAATCTTACTCCATATCGTTACGGTTTTAATAGTCCTATAATGTATACAGATCCATTAGGTTTGTTTGAGTCAAGAAAAGAAGCTCGGGAATATCGACGAGAACATAATATTACAGGTTCTATAAAGAAAAATGATAATGGTTCCTTTTCTATAAATGATAGAACCAATAGTGTTAGTTATTCCAAAGGAACAGAAGGCTCAGGAGAAACTTTCAAAAATGATGGCGTTCAAGAATCAGCTTTGATTACTGTAAGTAAGAAAACCGATAACCAACAACAGAACATATACTCTCCATTAGGACAAGGAAACACATTGCTATCTCTTAATGGAACTTATATGTCGGCTTTTTCAGATAAAATGTATATTGGTACAGCTAGAAGAAATGCTCCCTTCAATTATTTAGGAACTAATTATTATGGAAATGGACGGACATTTTTGAAACAAGGAAATTTGATCAAAGCAGGAAAAGTTATTGGAAAAGGAACAGTAGTAATCGGAATAGGATTAGATATTTATGGAGTTAGTCAGTATTATGACAATCCTAATTCTCCAAATGCAGTACATCCAGTAAAAGCAGGAACAAATACAGCAATGTCACTTTATGGTTTAACAGGTGTTGGTACAATCCCTTCTTTATTATATTTTGGAGTGGATAATTTTTATCCGGGAGGCTGGGAAGGAGCCTCTGAAACGGCTGGGAAAACGGAAGCAAATGAAAGAGCAATGACAGGACATTCATTTTTAAGTAATTCAGCTTTAAAACAATAA
- a CDS encoding glycoside hydrolase domain-containing protein, whose protein sequence is MLLKRLYPIILTGILTPGFSFAQHIYPPQTQKWDADKLGNQRAILRWEASTKQAKVTIPWRNIRVKPDQKLIIMDSLTQKQYEPDVYLNTNEEEGSFIFTPVSGKGIYYVYFLPYQLDDRTNYPTATYLKRTVQPITKNSDAASARVLRIESADKFNSNDPMEMIATQKEIDQYKKKYQDKAYLLFPEVREKPIKMNRIPQHWTNDKKDSAVLEGKADRGAFYAFQIGMLPVKTDLKKVKITASSLKSISGGVIESSYFDCINTGGVDYKGEKLLLNVDVKRDDLQPFWCGFDIPENKAPGVYAGMLTIQPENAAAQTVKIVLTISEKKSVDKGFDEPWKMTRLPWLNSTMAQANTVIKPYVPLQLKGQEVSLLGRKVFLDESGFPKQIETFFSPEMTSIGKMPNVLLNEPIHFVVKGQGTEAEKWKTSGIHFTGKEEGKISWNSTSTSENLKMQVDGSIEFDGFMEYTVKIIALNDVQLQDIAMEIPFAKDKATYMMGLGQKGGYRPENFDWKWDVTKKNQDGAWLGNVNAGIQFSLRDQNYSRPLNTNFYLQKPLILPASWGNGNKGGVSIREIGSKILVNNFSGARSMKKGEELYYNFHFLITPFHPINTDDQWNNRFYHAYKPVETIQASGANVINIHHGNEINPYINYPFVATKEMKAYITKAHEKGLKVKIYNTIREVSNRMYELYPVKSLRQEVFSAGKGGGYSWLQEHLHDNYIAAWYVPEFKDAAIINSGMNRWHNYYVEGMNWLVNNLDIDGIYLDDVAFDRVTMKRIKRVMTQKGHPGIIDLHSANQYNDKDGFNNSANLYLEHFPYINRLWFGEYFDYNNTSPEFLLTEVSGIPFGLMGEMLQDNGNPWKGMLYGMTSRLGWSEKSNPTYLWKAWDDFGIKGSRMIGYWVNDNPVKTDHPKVLATVYQQGKKIMISLASWAPEDTRVRLKVDWKRLGLNSKNLKISAPSIKDFQEAKEFKVDEEISIAKNKGCLLIVQ, encoded by the coding sequence ATGCTTTTAAAAAGACTTTATCCAATCATCCTGACGGGAATTCTTACGCCGGGTTTTAGCTTCGCCCAACATATATATCCTCCTCAAACCCAGAAATGGGATGCTGACAAGCTGGGAAATCAGCGAGCCATATTGCGATGGGAAGCATCGACCAAGCAGGCTAAAGTAACTATTCCATGGCGTAACATCCGGGTAAAGCCGGATCAGAAACTGATTATTATGGATAGTCTTACCCAAAAGCAATATGAACCGGATGTGTACTTGAATACCAATGAGGAAGAAGGTTCATTCATTTTTACTCCGGTATCGGGAAAAGGGATTTACTATGTCTATTTTCTCCCTTATCAACTGGATGATAGGACGAATTATCCTACAGCGACTTATCTGAAAAGGACTGTTCAGCCGATAACTAAAAACTCAGATGCAGCGTCAGCCAGGGTATTAAGGATTGAATCGGCAGACAAATTCAACAGCAACGATCCCATGGAAATGATTGCTACCCAAAAAGAAATTGACCAGTATAAAAAGAAGTATCAAGATAAAGCTTATCTGCTTTTTCCTGAAGTGAGGGAAAAGCCTATTAAAATGAACAGAATTCCTCAGCATTGGACGAATGATAAAAAAGATTCTGCAGTACTGGAGGGGAAAGCGGATAGAGGAGCATTTTATGCTTTTCAGATTGGAATGCTCCCTGTAAAAACAGATCTTAAAAAAGTGAAAATTACAGCTTCTTCATTGAAAAGTATTTCAGGAGGAGTCATTGAATCCAGCTATTTTGATTGTATAAACACTGGGGGCGTAGATTATAAAGGGGAAAAACTTTTACTCAACGTAGATGTTAAAAGAGATGATTTACAGCCTTTTTGGTGCGGTTTTGACATTCCTGAAAATAAGGCTCCCGGAGTCTATGCAGGAATGCTTACCATTCAGCCTGAAAATGCAGCTGCTCAAACAGTGAAAATTGTATTGACTATAAGTGAAAAAAAATCTGTTGATAAAGGTTTTGATGAACCCTGGAAGATGACTCGTCTTCCATGGCTCAATTCAACCATGGCACAGGCTAATACAGTGATAAAGCCCTATGTCCCATTACAACTGAAAGGGCAGGAGGTTTCATTGTTGGGACGAAAAGTATTCCTGGATGAATCAGGATTTCCAAAGCAGATTGAGACTTTCTTTAGTCCGGAGATGACTTCCATCGGGAAAATGCCTAATGTTCTCCTGAATGAACCTATACATTTTGTTGTAAAAGGTCAGGGAACAGAAGCCGAGAAGTGGAAAACTTCAGGAATTCATTTCACCGGAAAGGAAGAAGGAAAAATATCATGGAATAGCACAAGCACATCAGAGAATCTGAAAATGCAGGTTGACGGTTCTATTGAGTTTGACGGATTTATGGAGTATACCGTAAAGATCATAGCATTGAATGATGTTCAGCTTCAGGATATTGCTATGGAAATTCCTTTTGCAAAAGATAAAGCCACCTATATGATGGGATTAGGTCAGAAAGGAGGCTACAGGCCGGAGAATTTTGATTGGAAATGGGATGTTACCAAGAAAAATCAAGATGGAGCGTGGTTAGGAAATGTGAATGCAGGAATACAATTTTCTTTACGCGACCAAAATTATTCGAGACCTCTTAATACCAATTTTTATCTTCAAAAACCTTTAATTCTTCCTGCTTCCTGGGGGAATGGAAATAAGGGAGGTGTCAGTATCAGGGAAATAGGATCTAAAATTTTAGTTAACAATTTTAGCGGTGCCAGAAGTATGAAAAAAGGAGAGGAGCTATACTATAACTTTCACTTTCTTATTACTCCTTTTCACCCGATCAATACGGATGATCAGTGGAATAATCGGTTTTATCATGCCTATAAACCTGTTGAAACCATACAGGCAAGCGGTGCTAATGTGATTAATATTCACCATGGTAATGAGATCAATCCTTATATTAATTATCCGTTTGTGGCCACAAAAGAAATGAAAGCATATATCACCAAAGCCCATGAAAAAGGACTGAAAGTGAAAATCTATAATACCATTCGTGAAGTTTCCAACAGAATGTATGAGCTATACCCGGTGAAAAGTCTTAGACAGGAAGTATTTTCCGCAGGAAAGGGTGGAGGCTATTCTTGGTTACAGGAGCATCTTCACGATAATTATATTGCAGCATGGTATGTACCGGAGTTCAAAGATGCTGCGATTATTAACAGTGGAATGAACCGCTGGCATAATTACTATGTGGAAGGAATGAACTGGCTGGTCAATAATTTAGATATTGACGGAATCTACCTGGATGATGTTGCTTTTGACAGGGTAACTATGAAAAGGATTAAAAGGGTAATGACCCAGAAAGGACATCCGGGTATCATCGACCTGCATTCTGCCAATCAATACAATGATAAAGACGGCTTTAACAACAGTGCCAATCTTTATCTTGAACATTTTCCTTATATCAACCGTTTGTGGTTCGGGGAGTACTTTGATTATAACAATACCAGTCCGGAATTTTTGCTGACGGAAGTGAGCGGGATTCCTTTCGGATTGATGGGAGAAATGTTACAAGATAATGGAAATCCCTGGAAAGGAATGTTGTATGGGATGACAAGCCGTTTAGGCTGGTCTGAAAAGAGTAATCCGACTTATCTGTGGAAAGCCTGGGATGATTTCGGAATCAAAGGTTCCCGGATGATTGGTTATTGGGTTAATGACAATCCCGTTAAAACCGATCATCCTAAAGTATTGGCAACAGTTTACCAACAAGGCAAAAAAATAATGATTTCCCTTGCAAGCTGGGCACCGGAAGATACCCGGGTACGATTGAAAGTAGATTGGAAAAGATTAGGGCTCAATTCTAAAAATCTGAAGATCAGCGCTCCTTCAATTAAAGATTTTCAGGAAGCAAAAGAATTTAAGGTGGATGAAGAGATTAGTATTGCGAAGAATAAGGGGTGTTTGTTGATTGTTCAATAG